A single window of Rhipicephalus microplus isolate Deutch F79 chromosome 5, USDA_Rmic, whole genome shotgun sequence DNA harbors:
- the LOC119174958 gene encoding ubiquinone biosynthesis O-methyltransferase, mitochondrial, protein MWARLRTAIMSARSSTNFEPARRRCTSTASSEGARQSTVFEENRSKFDALVHQWWDPEGEFSALARMNALRIPLIRDGLLQTRQSATTSFPASKTKPLLGLKILDVGCGGGLLSEPLARLGATVTGIDPTPGSIDVAKAHADRDPEIRDSISYEATEIDALLQRGIKYDAVVASEVVEHVQNYSSFIRSCVELTEDGGSLFFTTINRTVPSYLIAKIAAEYIFRIVPPGLHDWKMFVPPEQMEEALESCGCYVRLIHGTMYNPLTRAWSWVDCTSLTYALHAVKERV, encoded by the exons ATGTGGGCCCGACTTCGGACAGCAATAATGTCCGCCCGCTCAAGCACTAACTTCGAACCAGCGAG gcGCAGGTGTACTTCAACAGCAAGCTCCGAAGGGGCACGCCAATCTACGGTCTTTGAAGAAAACCGCAGTAAATTCGACGCTCTTGTGCATCAGTGGTGGGATCCGGAGGGCGAATTCTCTGCATTGGCCAGAATGAACGCGCTACGCATTCCTTTGATCAGGGACGGTCTCTTGCAAACCCGACAGTCGGCAACGACATCGTTCCCTGCGTCGAAAACAAAACCGCTTCTAGGGCTGAAGATCCTCGACGTTGGCTGTGGTGGCGGACTGCTTTCTGAG CCGCTTGCCAGGCTAGGTGCTACAGTGACTGGAATCGATCCCACACCTGGCAGCATTGATGTTGCCAAAGCACATGCAGACAGAGATCCTGAAATTAGAGACAGCATTTCGTATGAAGCGACTGAAATTGATGCTCTCCTACAACGTGGCATAAAATACGACGCAGTTGTAGCCAGCGAAGTTGTTGAACATGTTCAAAATTACTCGAGCTTCATCAGGTCCTGCGTCGAGTTGACAGAG GATGGTGGTTCCCTGTTCTTCACAACCATCAATCGTACAGTCCCATCATATTTAATAGCAAAGATTGCAGCAGAATACATATTTCGAATTGTGCCTCCTGGCCTCCATGACTGGAAGATGTTTGTACCACCAGAGCAGATGGAAGAAGCCCTTGAATCAT GTGGCTGCTACGTGCGACTCATCCACGGCACCATGTACAACCCCCTCACTCGTGCCTGGAGCTGGGTAGACTGCACGAGCCTGACATACGCGCTTCACGCCGTAAAGGAGAGAGTGTGA
- the LOC119174960 gene encoding uncharacterized protein LOC119174960, whose translation MLTPVWFILVAIAIPCQAYLDDRVLLDQHWTGFSPTVDSVGREDFKASVQDRRHALARQIDNEPDKRSAGRDLRRAETKRLMVQPTRSTRVRDGEILHFCSDSARKPDIAERSVRRVLSNLERVGKRERLDEATVRVSRTERDTQRMLDLRRQERETKRTLSSTNGKGSYRREDERRRHTADVPTWVKEDSRRTVRPTDHDILSSAYREKISRTMHYDDGASVIRQNAVSVERTERQTPIDRRASTFEPVSRLTETRAQGRELDTMFRASHREEEVNHASRVGTVREHSRRQVNDQVSRNHRTRDATYQSRQIVDQRNDRHGIAKKASFRSKTQSSRNIFTEHHKMAQQRRRMTLRLQINSERVRVDSRTRNERMVSRLSRLPMHEIMSSRTTSTVQTQNNREGRDQAQSVRRDKLTERTSGSIPSLHDINHRQVRRTGMNKQNGIRASNERTSVRIVAERTVPNLSDKHQQRHNRSFRQHDSRINVRSMDNSEKRNSYILNKRHSEQQMRVQSVSAVRRRLGVDNARSNWINTRQTSFQVYRTRCQTRNDEVPMPVGFPARFAKRSVNEMVLEQSITAERRKRTPASGTHFKYSERVERCQKYHHYSSDDQMRSVESLRKRAAVETRRTSDEDWLAFARMRNARHVRENINYERSQRSASVHSCLKMSTNETISVTTRSIQNSREAGDIYQNSPEYAQSSRTRTKRYSFEQRQINKRDTHHAVSNSRHDATTTRNLLKTAPHSPRRMFQTVHQADFSEWEELKYREKRQESPLFWNELASSYFRTSGNLLETVLTVGVVAWMTMSPKRKLIN comes from the exons atgctgacgccggtgtgGTTCATCCTGGTGGCGATCGCCATTCCGTGTCAGGCGTACCTGGACGACCGGGTGCTCCTTGACCAGCACTGGACGGGATTCAGCCCCACGGTCGACAGCGTGGGGCGAGAAGACTTCAAGGCGTCCGTGCAGGATCGCCGACACGCACTCGCACGACAAATCGACAACGAACCCGACAAACGCTCAGCAGGCCGAGACCTGCGCAGGGCCGAGACCAAACGGCTGATGGTGCAGCCCACGCGCTCGACCCGAGTAAGGGACGGGGAGATCCTTCACTTTTGCAGCGACAGCGCGAGAAAGCCCGATATTGCGGAGCGAAGCGTCCGCCGCGTTTTATCGAATCTCGAAAGGGTAGGCAAACGAGAAAGGCTCGATGAAGCAACAGTGCGTGTGAGCCGCACAGAGAGAGACACCCAGAGAATGTTGGATCTGCGCAGGCAAGAACGTGAAACAAAGCGTACACTTTCTTCCACAAATGGCAAGGGCTCTTACAGGAGGGAGGACGAGCGGCGAAGACATACTGCAGACGTGCCAACGTGGGTGAAGGAAGACTCGAGAAGAACGGTGAGGCCTACCGATCATGATATACTTAGTTCGGCCTACCGAGAAAAGATTAGTCGCACGATGCACTACGACGATGGCGCATCTGTCATTCGTCAGAATGCAGTATCAGTAGAACGCACCGAACGTCAGACACCGATTGACCGGCGGGCGTCGACCTTCGAACCGGTATCAAGGCTCACTGAAACTAGAGCTCAAGGCCGCGAGTTAGACACAATGTTTAGAGCCAGTCACAGGGAAGAGGAGGTCAACCACGCATCAAGGGTTGGCACTGTGCGTGAACACTCAAGACGCCAAGTAAATGATCAAGTTAGCCGCAACCACCGCACTCGAGACGCCACATACCAAAGCCGCCAAATCGTGGACCAGCGTAACGATCGGCATGGTATCGCGAAAAAAGCCTCTTTCCGATCAAAAACCCAGTCTTCCAGAAACATATTTACAGAGCATCATAAGATGGCTCAACAGAGACGCAGAATGACACTGCGACTACAAATAAACTCTGAAAGGGTCAGGGTAGACAGTCGCACTCGCAACGAAAGGATGGTAAGTAGATTATCTAGGCTTCCCATGCATGAGATAATGTCCTCTAGAACGACATCAACTGTACAAACACAGAATAACAGAGAAGGAAGAGACCAGGCCCAAAGTGTGCGGCGTGATAAACTTACTGAAAGAACAAGTGGATCTATTCCATCTCTACATGACATCAACCATCGTCAAGTAAGACGTACTGGCATGAACAAACAAAATGGTATCAGAGCTTCGAATGAGCGCACATCAGTTCGCATTGTAGCTGAACGCACAGTGCCAAACCTGTCAGATAAACACCAACAAAGGCACAACCGTAGCTTTAGGCAACATGACTCCAGGATCAATGTACGATCAATGGACAACAGTGAAAAACGCAACAGTTACATTCTGAACAAAAGGCATTCAGAACAGCAAATGAGAGTGCAAAGTGTCAGTGCGGTTCGCAGGCGGCTGGGTGTTGATAATGCAAGGTCCAACTGGATCAACACAAGGCAGACATCATTTCAAGTGTACCGCACCAGGTGCCAAACGCGTAATGACGAGGTTCCTATGCCAGTGGGCTTTCCAGCAAGGTTCGCTAAGCGAAGCGTTAACGAAATGGTCTTGGAACAAAGCATCACTGCAGAAAGGAGGAAAAGGACACCTGCAAGTGGCACGCATTTTAAGTATTCAGAGCGTGTGGAGAGGTGCCAAAAGTATCATCACTACAGCAGCGATGATCAAATGCGCTCTGTTGAATCTCTTCGTAAAAGAGCTGCAGTGGAAACAAGACGAACCTCAGATGAAGACTGGCTAGCATTTGCGAGAATGCGGAATGCTAGACATGTTCGTGAGAACATCAATTATGAGAGATCACAAAGGTCTGCAAGTGTGCACAGCTGTCTAAAGATGAGCACAAATGAGACTATTTCTGTCACAACGAGGTCAATACAAAACAGCAGGGAAGCAGGTGATATTTACCAAAACAGTCCAGAATATGCGCAGTCATCTCGCACCAGAACCAAGCGATACAGTTTCGAACAAAGGCAAATTAACAAGAGGGACACTCATCATGCTGTATCCAATAGTCGCCATGACGCGACTACCACACGAAATCTCCTAAAAACAGCTCCCCATTCACCAAGAAGAATGTTCCAGACTGTTCATCAGGCAGACTTTAGTGAATGG GAAGAACTGAAGTACCGTGAAAAACGTCAGGAAAGCCCACTGTTTTGGAATGAGCTTGCCTCAAG